One segment of Lytechinus pictus isolate F3 Inbred chromosome 13, Lp3.0, whole genome shotgun sequence DNA contains the following:
- the LOC129274613 gene encoding uncharacterized protein LOC129274613 produces the protein MVRRSLSGYIGWITLPGFQRIPSTGLTWLRNIKMRRTSIQAGINVVLVVILAAASFYLGWHSSGAVSKRKVPNLRYVSQPSTRPTTALLIKSPRQNSTSKEHLQTVKPTSFQSRDTPRPWVILATTNQAFLDFTENWLESLKRSKITDHVTIVAEDNATRQALAKRKDIKLEILLTDTANLPSKFLSFGSRDYIRLVNKRPSYILSYLEKGVDVLFSDVDTVWLKNPLPFFTGDYDLYIGRDIYGNPKAPDLACAGFVYYSARNATIDLLLKWIRSIHDRPGVPDQELLNQLLRNNVIRQKLNVKYLDQRQFPNGNDYFNAKWRMKNADVEPIVVHNNWIKGHDVKIERFKNVSLWYL, from the exons ATGGTGCGACGTAGCCTCTCTGGGTATATAGGCTGGATAACTTTGCCAGGATTCCAAAGAATACCCAGCACTGGACTTACGTGGTTGCGAAATATCAAGATGAGAAGAACATCCATCCAAGCAGGA ATAAATGTCGTTCTTGTGGTAATCCTGGCTGCGGCAAGTTTTTACTTGGGATGGCATTCATCAG GTGCTGTCTCGAAGAGAAAGGTACCAAACCTGCGCTACGTAAGCCAACCTTCAACCAGACCGACAACAGCACTTCTGATCAAATCACCACGGCAGAATAGTACGTCTAAAGAGCACTTGCAAACGGTGAAGCCCACTTCATTTCAATCTAGGGATACACCAAGACCTTGGGTGATACTAGCAACCACTAATCAAGCCTTCTTGGATTTCACGGAGAACTGGCTCGAGAGTTTGAAACGAAGCAAAATCACTGACCATGTGACTATAGTAGCTGAAGACAATGCAACGCGCCAAGCCCTTGCCAAGCGGAAGGATatcaaacttgaaatattgCTGACGGATACTGCGAATCTCCCTTCCAAATTCCTATCCTTCGGGTCTCGAGATTACATCCGACTGGTTAACAAAAGACCAAGCTACATCCTGTCTTACCTAGAAAAAGGCGTAGATGTCCTCTTTTCTGATGTAGATACAGTTTGGCTCAAGAATCCTTTGCCATTCTTCACGGGCGACTACGATTTGTATATCGGAAGGGATATCTACGGAAACCCAAAGGCACCAGACCTGGCGTGCGCAGGGTTCGTATACTATTCCGCCAGGAACGCTACCATTGATCTGCTATTGAAATGGATTCGTAGCATTCACGATAGGCCAGGGGTACCTGACCAAGAGCTCCTGAATCAATTGTTACGTAACAATGTCATTCGCCAGAAGCTCAATGTCAAGTATCTGGATCAAAGACAGTTCCCAAACGGAAATGATTATTTCAACGCGAAATGGAGGATGAAAAACGCCGACGTCGAACCGATCGTGGTTCATAACAATTGGATTAAAGGACATGATGTCAAGATAGAACGGTTCAAGAATGTTAGCTTATGGTATTTATGA